One genomic segment of Paenibacillus xylanexedens includes these proteins:
- a CDS encoding amidohydrolase, giving the protein MTTNRWVIHNGKFAVNEGGTTWNVVQGYMVVEDDKIVHIGETLPDGDKNSTKVDGKGLFFLPGLINTHGHAAMSLLRGHGDDLALQVWLQEKMWPMEAKMTSEDVYWGTSLSVLEMLKGGTTAFLDMYDHMDQVAKVVEQSGVRAALARGVIGLCSEEEQLRKLEESAAFAREWNGQADGRITTVISPHAPYTCPPDYIEKLVQVANDLNLPLHTHMSETLREVEQNVADYGLRPVAHLEKLGFFSRPSLVAHAVHLNDEEIEILARHDVAVSHNPGSNLKLASGVARVPALLKAGVTVSLGTDGPASNNNLDMFEEMRLAALIHKGVSGDPTAVPAGEALLLGTSYGAKSIFLNNTGALKVGMKADFIALDIEQAHFYPHTDLISHTIYSASAKDVEHVWVDGKQVVKHGECLTLDEERILRESQLAFDGLLAR; this is encoded by the coding sequence ATGACAACAAATAGATGGGTAATTCACAACGGCAAATTTGCCGTTAATGAAGGCGGCACAACATGGAACGTGGTTCAAGGATACATGGTTGTTGAGGATGACAAGATTGTGCATATTGGTGAGACATTGCCGGATGGAGACAAAAATAGTACCAAAGTAGATGGAAAAGGACTGTTCTTCCTGCCGGGTCTGATCAATACGCATGGTCATGCAGCAATGTCGTTGCTCAGAGGGCACGGAGATGATCTTGCGTTGCAAGTATGGTTGCAGGAAAAAATGTGGCCAATGGAAGCGAAAATGACTTCAGAAGACGTATATTGGGGAACTTCGCTATCAGTGCTTGAAATGTTGAAAGGCGGAACTACAGCTTTCCTGGACATGTACGATCACATGGATCAAGTTGCCAAAGTTGTGGAGCAATCCGGCGTTAGAGCAGCACTGGCACGTGGTGTAATCGGGCTGTGCTCGGAAGAAGAACAATTGCGGAAGCTGGAGGAGTCGGCTGCGTTTGCACGTGAGTGGAATGGACAGGCAGATGGTCGCATTACAACCGTAATCTCGCCACATGCACCATATACATGCCCTCCTGACTACATAGAGAAGCTTGTACAGGTCGCGAACGACCTAAACCTTCCCCTTCATACACATATGTCGGAAACGCTTCGTGAAGTGGAGCAGAACGTGGCTGATTATGGACTGCGTCCTGTGGCACATCTGGAGAAACTGGGCTTTTTCTCCCGTCCATCCCTGGTTGCACATGCGGTGCATCTGAATGACGAAGAGATTGAAATTTTGGCCCGACATGATGTGGCTGTATCCCATAACCCGGGAAGTAACCTGAAACTCGCTTCCGGTGTTGCGCGGGTACCTGCGTTGCTGAAAGCAGGAGTTACCGTGTCACTCGGAACAGACGGACCGGCAAGCAACAACAACCTGGATATGTTCGAGGAAATGAGACTGGCTGCATTGATCCACAAAGGTGTATCCGGTGACCCGACGGCAGTGCCAGCAGGCGAAGCGTTATTACTCGGAACGTCATACGGTGCCAAATCTATCTTCTTGAACAATACCGGAGCACTCAAGGTCGGCATGAAGGCTGACTTTATCGCCTTGGACATTGAACAGGCACATTTCTATCCACATACAGACCTGATCTCACATACGATCTACTCGGCTTCTGCCAAAGATGTTGAGCACGTATGGGTGGATGGAAAACAAGTGGTGAAACATGGCGAATGTCTGACGCTGGATGAAGAACGCATTTTGCGTGAGTCTCAATTGGCATTTGATGGTCTGCTTGCTCGTTAA
- a CDS encoding redox-sensing transcriptional repressor Rex, protein MKSDKISEAVVRRLPVYLRYLNELHQREVATVSSQELGQRLDLNPAQIRKDLAYFGDFGRKGIGYDVSYLIEKIRHILKIDQQINVALVGAGNLGQALSNYNAYLKDNMKIVAVFDAYGPKIGSQINSLTVKPMDELTEAVKTENIRIGIITVPDTEAQNVADQLIESGIEAILNFAPTILKTPPHIRIHHADFTTDLLSLAYYLETGKDDEEDDNK, encoded by the coding sequence ATGAAATCGGATAAAATTTCGGAAGCGGTGGTACGACGTCTGCCTGTATACTTGCGCTATTTAAACGAGTTGCATCAGCGTGAGGTGGCTACTGTTTCTTCTCAAGAGCTTGGACAGAGGCTGGATCTGAATCCGGCCCAAATTCGTAAAGACCTGGCTTACTTCGGTGATTTTGGTCGTAAAGGGATCGGGTATGATGTATCCTATTTGATCGAGAAAATTCGTCACATTCTCAAAATCGATCAGCAAATTAATGTGGCTCTGGTAGGCGCGGGTAACCTCGGACAGGCCTTGTCCAACTATAACGCGTATCTGAAAGACAACATGAAGATTGTTGCTGTATTCGATGCATACGGACCGAAGATTGGTAGTCAAATCAACAGTTTGACGGTAAAACCAATGGATGAATTGACGGAAGCGGTTAAAACGGAAAACATTCGCATCGGAATTATCACGGTTCCGGATACGGAAGCCCAAAATGTAGCCGATCAGCTTATTGAATCCGGAATCGAAGCGATCCTTAATTTTGCACCAACAATTCTAAAAACACCGCCGCATATCCGCATTCACCATGCTGACTTTACAACGGATCTGCTTAGTTTGGCCTATTACTTGGAGACTGGAAAGGACGACGAGGAAGATGACAACAAATAG
- a CDS encoding DUF5590 domain-containing protein translates to MKKKKKWIWISLLALVLILFGLQRYYVHVTQDQRKEEALAIQAAQEQLGITSYDELRKYIWGDKEGSDNIYWTLIGKNKDNQDVMVWVKFDANNQPATGANAVHSELLQNGMSEAQIRNRFSSEVPAGEIKRIMPGVVNGIYVWQVYYKDGTHNHYRFYRFSNGEQVDLVYTLPNS, encoded by the coding sequence TTGAAGAAAAAAAAGAAGTGGATATGGATTTCGCTGCTTGCACTGGTTCTGATTCTGTTTGGACTTCAGCGTTATTACGTCCATGTCACGCAGGACCAACGCAAGGAAGAAGCGCTCGCCATACAAGCAGCACAGGAGCAACTGGGCATTACATCCTATGATGAATTGCGTAAGTACATCTGGGGAGACAAAGAAGGCTCTGACAACATCTACTGGACTCTGATCGGCAAAAACAAGGATAACCAGGATGTTATGGTCTGGGTTAAGTTCGACGCAAACAATCAACCTGCTACGGGTGCAAACGCTGTACACAGCGAGTTGCTGCAGAACGGCATGTCCGAAGCGCAGATCCGCAATCGCTTTAGTTCTGAAGTTCCTGCCGGTGAGATTAAGCGAATCATGCCCGGAGTTGTGAATGGAATATATGTGTGGCAAGTGTATTATAAAGACGGTACGCATAACCACTATCGCTTTTATCGTTTTAGCAACGGAGAACAGGTGGACCTGGTCTACACACTCCCGAACAGCTAG
- a CDS encoding AAA family ATPase produces MPKWTKEVAIGFFPVLIIFLAFTGVNIVPILIAAVLVGALLFMMQMRGGITVGAAQERKRKKKGPSKLTFEEIGGQDSAKQELREALDFLIKHEEIRKFGIRPLKGILLTGPPGTGKTLMAKAAAHYTDSIFVAASGSEFVEMYVGVGASRIRDLFKDARTRATKENKENAIIFIDEIDVIGGKREGGQQREYDQTLNQLLTEMDGIYSSDTPRILVIAATNRKEMLDSALTRPGRFDRHIQVDLPDKKGRKHILELHAVNKPLLKEVNLEKTAEESYGFSGAQLESVMNEAAIYAMRDGLLNIEQRHLSLAIDKVMMGEKTDRESSVEEKKRVAIHELGHAIMAELVRPGSVSQVALSPRGQALGYVRHNPQQEQFLYTKRFLEEQIMIALGGAAAEEMYYGGRSTGSRNDFDQATNVVQTMMASGLTSLGIVNMDMVTTEELMRENKLILQELMEQTKRLLEEQRTIFDNSLDILIREEVLSGEQFRCQSRDSALLPA; encoded by the coding sequence ATGCCTAAGTGGACAAAAGAAGTTGCCATCGGATTTTTTCCCGTATTGATTATTTTCCTTGCTTTTACTGGTGTTAATATTGTTCCGATCCTGATTGCAGCAGTGCTTGTCGGAGCTTTGCTGTTCATGATGCAGATGCGTGGCGGGATTACAGTAGGCGCTGCACAGGAACGTAAACGGAAGAAAAAAGGACCTTCCAAGCTTACTTTTGAAGAAATTGGCGGACAAGACAGTGCTAAGCAGGAATTGCGTGAAGCGCTTGACTTTCTGATCAAACATGAAGAAATCCGGAAGTTCGGGATTCGCCCGTTAAAAGGGATCTTGCTGACGGGCCCTCCAGGGACAGGGAAAACGTTGATGGCCAAGGCTGCTGCCCATTACACCGATTCTATTTTTGTAGCAGCATCGGGTAGTGAGTTCGTGGAAATGTATGTTGGTGTGGGTGCCAGCAGAATTCGGGATTTGTTCAAGGACGCGAGAACCCGTGCCACCAAGGAAAATAAGGAAAACGCTATTATCTTTATCGATGAAATCGATGTCATCGGGGGGAAACGTGAGGGTGGTCAACAGCGTGAATACGATCAGACCCTGAATCAGCTCCTGACGGAAATGGATGGAATCTATTCTTCCGATACGCCAAGAATTCTGGTTATCGCTGCAACGAACCGTAAAGAGATGCTGGATAGCGCCCTGACGCGACCGGGACGTTTTGACCGCCACATTCAAGTGGACTTGCCTGACAAAAAGGGCAGAAAGCATATTCTGGAACTGCATGCGGTGAACAAACCTCTGTTGAAGGAAGTTAATCTGGAGAAAACAGCGGAAGAATCATATGGTTTCTCCGGTGCACAGCTCGAAAGTGTGATGAACGAAGCAGCAATATACGCCATGAGAGACGGGCTGTTAAACATCGAACAGCGGCATTTGTCCCTGGCTATTGATAAAGTCATGATGGGTGAGAAGACAGACCGTGAGTCCAGCGTGGAAGAGAAGAAAAGGGTCGCCATTCATGAGTTGGGACATGCCATTATGGCTGAACTCGTTCGTCCAGGCAGTGTTAGTCAGGTGGCACTTAGTCCGCGTGGTCAGGCGCTGGGATATGTACGTCATAACCCGCAACAAGAACAGTTCCTCTATACGAAGCGCTTTCTGGAAGAGCAGATCATGATTGCACTCGGAGGAGCAGCTGCGGAGGAAATGTACTACGGTGGTCGTTCCACAGGTTCACGCAATGACTTTGATCAGGCAACCAATGTTGTACAGACGATGATGGCTTCGGGGTTGACTTCACTTGGGATTGTGAACATGGATATGGTCACAACCGAGGAACTGATGCGAGAGAATAAATTAATTCTGCAAGAACTGATGGAACAGACAAAGCGGTTACTTGAAGAACAACGGACAATTTTCGACAATTCACTCGACATCTTGATTCGTGAGGAAGTTTTGTCTGGCGAGCAATTTCGTTGTCAATCTCGTGACAGTGCCCTTCTACCAGCATAA